The following proteins come from a genomic window of Mustelus asterias chromosome 1, sMusAst1.hap1.1, whole genome shotgun sequence:
- the LOC144500095 gene encoding granzyme K-like, translating to MKSLQYILLISSIVVSLTPTYHGVEIIGGHKVKPHSKPYMVSIQVDHKNGRYVHKCGGALIRSRWVLTAAHCEFKGPIQVVLGAHSLSRNEKSQQKLPVKEQHPHPGFNKKTPENDIMLLELASEAKINKNVKLLKLPKDKVADLKRGTRCTVAGWGTTTIGSTSPSDTLQEVKLYVIDRKTCNSKDYYNHNPVITRDMICAGDSKGREDTCLGDSGGPLICKGVYKGIVSYGPKKPTAKKPGIYTLISKKYLDWIQKIIGVQAYNMTAEGLY from the exons ATGAAATCATTACAATATATTCTGCTCATTTCTTCGATTGTGGTTTCCCTCACTCCAACCT ATCATGGTGTGGAAATTATCGGAGGCCACAAAGTTAAGCCCCATTCAAAACCTTATATGGTGTCTATCCAAGTTGATCACAAAAATGGCCGCTATGTACATAAATGTGGAGGGGCTTTGATCAGAAGTAGATGGGTACTGACTGCGGCACACTGCGAATT CAAAGGGCCTATTCAAGTAGTTCTTGGAGCTCATTCTCTCTCACGGAATGAGAAGAGTCAACAAAAGCTTCCGGTGAAGGAGCAACATCCCCACCCAGGTTTCAACAAAAAAACTCCGGAAAATGACATCATGCTGCTCGAA TTGGCCAGTGAAGCAAAGATCAACAAGAATGTGAAACTGCTCAAACTACCTAAAGACAAGGTTGCGGATCTGAAACGTGGAACACGCTGTACAGTGGCAGGATGGGGAACAACAACTATAGGTTCCACATCTCCATCTGACACACTTCAAGAAGTGAAGCTGTATGTAATAGATCGTAAAACATGCAACAGTAAGGATTATTACAATCATAACCCAGTAATAACCCGGGACATGATCTGTGCTGGTGACAGCAAAGGCAGAGAAGACACATGCTTG GGTGATTCAGGTGGTCCTTTAATTTGCAAAGGTGTGTACAAAGGGATTGTGTCATACGGTCCTAAAAAACCAACAGCCAAGAAGCCTGGGATTTACACTCTCATATCAAAGAAATACCTGGACTGGATTCAGAAAATAATTGGTGTGCAAGCTTACAACATGACGGCTGAAGGATTATATTGA